AGGTTCTCCGAGCGTTCGACCACGACGTCGGCGTCCGTGATCACCGCGCCGTCCTGGGTGCGCGGCACCAGGGTGCCCTCCTCGGTGTATGCGCGATCCGCGAACGCCTCGGTGGCGGTGGGCAGTCCGGCCTTCTCGGCGAGGTTCAGCAGGCGCGAGGAGGGGAGGCCGAGCACGGGCAGGGCGGCGTCCGCGAGCAGGATGCCGTCGACGACCGCGCCCGCCTGCTCCTCGTCGTGCACGACACGGTTGTAGAGCGCGCCGTGCGGTTTCACGTAGGACACGCGCGTGCCCGCCGCGCGGGCGAAGACCTCCAGGGCGCCGATCTGGTACGCCACTTCGGCTGCCAGCTCGTCGGGCGGTACGTCCATCGCGCGCCGCCCGAACCCCGCCAGGTCGCGGTAGGAGACCTGGGCGCCGATCCGTACGCCGCGCGCGGCCGCCAGGTCGCACACCCGCCGCATGGTGGCCGCGTCCCCGGCGTGGAAGCCGCAGGCCACATTGGCGCTGGTGACGACGGACAGCAGTTGTTCGTCGTCGGTGAGCCGCCAGCGGCCGAAGCCCTCGCCGAGGTCGGCGTTGAGATCGATCGGGGTCATGAGCTCTCTGTTTCTCCTGTTCGGAACACGCGCGTCCAGAGCACGCGGTACGGCTCGTGTGCTCAGAGCACGCGGTGTTGCTCGTCGCGGGTGTCCGTGACGAGCATCTGGCCGGGCGCGTGGGTGATCGCGAAGGGCGGGCGCGACGCCATCACGGCCGCCTGGGGAGTCACTCCGCAGGCCCAGAACACCGGGATGTCGTCCGGTGCGAGGTCCACCGGATCGCCGAAGTCGGGGCGCGAGAGATCCTCGATGCCGAGCACCGACGGCTCGCCGCAGTGCACCGGGCTGCCGTGGACGGCCGGGTACAGGCTGCTCTCCCTGATCGTCGCGGCCAGGTGCTCGGGCGGGACCGGGCGCATCGACACCACCATGGGGCCGTACAGCCGGCCGGCCGGGCGGCACTGGCGTCCGGTCACGTACATCGAGACGTTGCGGCCCTGTTCGAGGTGGCGCAGCGGGACGCCCGCCCCGGTCAGCGCCCACTCGAAGGTGAAGCTGCACCCGAGGAGGAAGGTGACGAGGTCCTCGCGCCAGCGGCCGACCACGTCCGTGGGCTCCTCGACCAGTTCGCCGTGCTCCCACACGCGATAGCGGGGCAGGTCGGTGCGCAGGTCCGCGCCTTCCGCGAGGACGGTCGTCCAGGAGCCGGCGTCGGTGACGTCGAGGACGGGGCACGGCTTCTGGTTGCGCTGACAGAACAGCAGCATGTCGTACGCCCAGTCGGCGGGCACCGAGATCAGGTTCGCCTGGGTGTGGCCGGCGGCGACTCCGGCGGTGGGCCCCGACACGCCCGAACGGAACAGGGAGCGCGCCTTCTTGGGGGTCCACGCGTGCGCGTGGCCGTCGACAAGGCTCAACGGGCGGTCCTGTGCGGTGCGGTTCACCGGAGCTCCTTCCCGAGCGTCTCGGGCAGCCCGAGCAGCGCCAGCGCCGCCAGGGCGTAGCCGACGGCACCGAAGACCAGGGCGCCGCCGACGCCCCAGCTGTCGGCGAGGAAGCCGACGGTCGTGGGAAAGACGGCACCCACGGCACGGCCGGTGTTGTACGTGAAGCCCTGCCCGGTGCCGCGCACCGCCGTCGGGTACAGCTCGCTGAGGAACGAGCCGAAGCCGCTGAAGATCGCCGACATACAGAAGCCCAGGGGGAAACCGAGCACCAGGAGCAGTGTGTTGGCACCGCTGGGGATGTTGGCGTACACGAGGATGCCGACCGCCGAGAGGACCGCGAAGAGCAGGATGTTCCGCTTGCGGCCCAGCCGGTCGGTCAGATAGCCACCGGTGAGGTACCCGATGAAGGCTCCGGAGATCAGGAACGTGAGGTAGCCGCCGGTGCCGACGACGGACAGACCGCGATCCGTCTTCAGGTACGTCGGCACCCACGTGGCCAGCGTGTAGTAGCCGCCCTGGACGCCGGTGGAGAGCAGCACCGCGAAGAACGTGGTGCGCAGCAGGCCCGGGGAGTCGGCCGTGGCGGGCTTGAAGATCGCCGCGAACGAGCCCTTGCGGGCGCTCTTCTCGCGCGCGGCGGCCGCCTCCGGCGCGTCGTGCACCCGGCGCCGCACCCAGACGACGAGCAACGCGGGCAGCGCGCCGGTCCAGAACATCACGCGCCAGGCGAGATCGTCGCCTAGGTACTGGAAGACCAGCGTGTAGACGATCACGGCCAGCGCCCAGCCGACGGCCCAGGCGCTCTGCACCGCGCCCAGCGTGCGGCCCCGGTGCTTCGCACTGGTGTACTCGGCCACCAGGACCGCGCCGACCGCCCACTCGCCGCCGAAGCCGAGGCCCTGAAGGGCGCGGAAGACCAGCAGCGTCTCGTAGTTGGGCGCGAACCCGCAGGCCACGGTGAACACCGCGTAGGTGGCCACGGTGATCATCAGTGCCTTGACACGTCCGATCCGGTCCGCGACCACGCCCGCGATGGCGCCGCCGACCGCCGAGACGACCAGTGTGACGGTGGTGAACAGGCCGGTCTGGCCGCTGTCCAGGCCGAAGTACGCCGCGAGCGCGACCATGCTCAGCGGCAGCGTGAAGTAGTCGTACGAGTCGAGGGCATAGCCGCCGAACGCGCCGCCGAAGGCGCGTCGGCCCCGCGGACTCAGGGCGCGCAGCCAGCCGAACGCGCCGTCAGGGGTGGTGGGTTGGGCCGTGCCGGGAGCGGAATCGGCGGTCAGGGCCTGGGAGGGAGGGGTCGTGCTCATGGGCACCTCGCAATGAGGGACGGAGGGTGCTTGAGGGATGAGCCGTGCCGTGCGGAAGCGGGGGCGCCGGGGCTGAGCCGTCGGCGCCTGACCGCCAAGGTAGAGGATCGTTGAACGATCCCTCAATACCCACGTTGTTTCGTTCTTATTTCTGCGATTGAATTCCGGGCATGGCAGAGCTGACCGGACTGGCCGACGATCGTGCCCTGCTGGGCCGCACCAGCACCGCCGAGCGGGTCTCGGACATCCTCAGGAGCCGGATCGCCGACGGGTTCTTCCCACCGGGGACACGGCTGTCCGAGGACAGCATCGGGGGCGCGCTCGGCGTCTCGCGCAACACGCTGCGCGAGGCGTTCCGGCTGCTCACGCACGAGCGGCTGCTGATCCATGAGCTCAACCGGGGCGTCTTCGTACGGGTGCTGACCGTCGAGGACGTCGAGGACATCTACCGCACCCGGGGCCTCGTCGAGTGCGCGGTCGTACGGGGCCTCGGCCGGCCGCCGTACGCCGTCGACGGACTTGCCGAGGCCGTCGCGGACGGGCAGCGAGCGGCCCGCGAAGATGACTGGAAAGGCGTCTCCACCGCCAACATCCACTTCCACCGGGAGCTGGTCGCGCTCGCCGGCAGTGCC
Above is a genomic segment from Streptomyces sp. R21 containing:
- a CDS encoding LamB/YcsF family protein, producing MTPIDLNADLGEGFGRWRLTDDEQLLSVVTSANVACGFHAGDAATMRRVCDLAAARGVRIGAQVSYRDLAGFGRRAMDVPPDELAAEVAYQIGALEVFARAAGTRVSYVKPHGALYNRVVHDEEQAGAVVDGILLADAALPVLGLPSSRLLNLAEKAGLPTATEAFADRAYTEEGTLVPRTQDGAVITDADVVVERSENLARFGTVTAHSGERIAVRARSLCLHGDTPGAVELARRVRARLESSGVRVAAFA
- a CDS encoding putative hydro-lyase codes for the protein MNRTAQDRPLSLVDGHAHAWTPKKARSLFRSGVSGPTAGVAAGHTQANLISVPADWAYDMLLFCQRNQKPCPVLDVTDAGSWTTVLAEGADLRTDLPRYRVWEHGELVEEPTDVVGRWREDLVTFLLGCSFTFEWALTGAGVPLRHLEQGRNVSMYVTGRQCRPAGRLYGPMVVSMRPVPPEHLAATIRESSLYPAVHGSPVHCGEPSVLGIEDLSRPDFGDPVDLAPDDIPVFWACGVTPQAAVMASRPPFAITHAPGQMLVTDTRDEQHRVL
- a CDS encoding MFS transporter encodes the protein MSTTPPSQALTADSAPGTAQPTTPDGAFGWLRALSPRGRRAFGGAFGGYALDSYDYFTLPLSMVALAAYFGLDSGQTGLFTTVTLVVSAVGGAIAGVVADRIGRVKALMITVATYAVFTVACGFAPNYETLLVFRALQGLGFGGEWAVGAVLVAEYTSAKHRGRTLGAVQSAWAVGWALAVIVYTLVFQYLGDDLAWRVMFWTGALPALLVVWVRRRVHDAPEAAAAREKSARKGSFAAIFKPATADSPGLLRTTFFAVLLSTGVQGGYYTLATWVPTYLKTDRGLSVVGTGGYLTFLISGAFIGYLTGGYLTDRLGRKRNILLFAVLSAVGILVYANIPSGANTLLLVLGFPLGFCMSAIFSGFGSFLSELYPTAVRGTGQGFTYNTGRAVGAVFPTTVGFLADSWGVGGALVFGAVGYALAALALLGLPETLGKELR
- a CDS encoding GntR family transcriptional regulator is translated as MAELTGLADDRALLGRTSTAERVSDILRSRIADGFFPPGTRLSEDSIGGALGVSRNTLREAFRLLTHERLLIHELNRGVFVRVLTVEDVEDIYRTRGLVECAVVRGLGRPPYAVDGLAEAVADGQRAAREDDWKGVSTANIHFHRELVALAGSARTDELMRSVFAELRLAFHVVDDPRRLHEPYLLRNREILQALQAGERDGAERLLAEYLDDSLKGLVEVYGRRVG